DNA sequence from the Deltaproteobacteria bacterium genome:
TCATTCGCGAGTATGTCACCATTAATCGGGGAACACCCGGCGGCGGCGGAATTACTTCCATCGGCGACCAGAACCTCTTAATGGGTTATGTCCATGTGGCCCATGATTGTCACCTGGGCAACGGGATTGTCATGGCCAATGTGGCTACTTTGGGTGGCCATGTGGTTTTGGAAGATTATTGTTTTATCGGAGGGTTGGCGGCGGTCCATCAATTCGTCCGGGTAGGTGCCTATGCCTATATCGGTGGGAAAACCGGGATCGTTCAGGACATCCCCCCTTATGTCATCGCCGCCGGGGAAAGGGCCAAACTGTTCGGCTTAAACATTATCGGTTTGACCCGTCATGAGTTCACCAATGATGTCATCATGGCCTTAAAAAAGACCTATCAAATTGTGATCCGGTCCCACCTGACTATTCAGGAAGCCATTCTTCGGGTTGAGAAAGAGGTCCCCCCCTTTCCGGAAATCAAACGGTTTTTGGAATTTATTCGAAGCTCCCAACGAGGCATAACCCGCAAATGACCCAGCCCGGCCCTATCGGTTTGATTGCCGGCGGCGGCAACTTCCCTATTTTAATTGCCCGGGCTGCCCAAGAAGAGGGAAAGAAGGTGGTTGCGGTAGCCCATCAGGGAGAAACGAAACCGGAGTTGGAATCCCTGGTGGAAAAAATTTTTTGGATCCGTCTGGGAGAATTTGGAAAGCTCATCCGGATTCTTAAAAATGAAGGGGTCAGGGAAGTCATCATGGCCGGGGGGATAGATAAAAAAAAGATGTTTTCCAAGGTCCGGCCTGATTTGAAAGGGCTTCTGGTCTTAGCCAAAATGGGACATCGGAAGGATGACTTTATATTAAGAACAGTAGCCACCGAATTGGAAAAGGAAGGGCTTCAGGTTTTTCCCTCCACGGTCTTTCTGCCCTCTCTTTTAGCTCCCCAGGGGGTTTTAACCAGACGGAGCCCATCTGCGGCGGAAAAAAGGGACATTGAGTTCGGATGGGCTCAAGCCAAGGAGTTGGGAAAGTTGGATATCGGACAGTGTCTGGTGGTTCGGAATGGGGCGGTCGTGGCAGTCGAAGCCATTGAAGGAACGGATGAGACCATTCGCCGGGGGGGACAATTGGCCCAGGAAAAGGCCGTGGTCATAAAGGTCAGCAAACCTTTTCAGGACTTACGGTTTGATTTGCCGGCGGTTGGAGAGCAGACTATTCAGACCATGCACGAGGTCAAGGCCGATGTTTTAGCCATCGAGGCCCATAAGACCTTGATTTTTGACCGGGAGGCAACCATTCGATTGGCAGATCAGTATAAGATAACGATTGTCTCGATGTAGATTAACTCGGAATCGAAGATCCGGGGCAACGAAGCACGACACTTGAAATCATTTTTTTTTAATTAATTGTAGATGTCATAAGGGAAATGAAAAAAATAAAAGTCGGTGTAGTCGGTGTTGGACATTTAGGGAAATACCATGTGGAAAAGTACGCCGGGATGCCGGATGTGGAGTTGGTCGGCATTGCCGATATTCATCAAGACCGGCGGGAAGCGCTCTCCCGCAAATTCGGTATCCCCTGCTTTGAAGATTATCGCCAATTGATTCCCCAAGTCGAGGCGGTCAGTATAGTCGTGCCGACTACCATCCACACACCGGTGGCCAAGGATTTTCTTAATCAAAAAATCGATTGTCTGATCGAGAAACCGATCAGTCAATCCTTGTCGGAAGCGGAAGAGTTGATTTCCCTGGCCGGGACCAAAGATTGCCTGTTGCAGATCGGGCATTTGGAACGATTCAACCCGGCCTTTTTGAAGACCGAACCCCATATTAAGAACCCCTTGTTTATTGAAAGCCATCGATTGAGCCCTTTCAAGGCCAGGGGCATTGATGTGGATGTGATCCTGGATTTGATGATCCATGACCTGGATCTGATATTGCATCTGGTCCAATCCCCGGCCCAACAGATTCAAGCCGTGGGTGTTCCGGTGGTTTCCCCTCGGGTGGATATCGCCAATGTGCGCATCCAGTTTGAAAACGGCTGTGTGGCCAATATTACCGCCAGCCGGATCTCCCTCCAGGAAATGCGCAAGATGAGAATCTTCCAGCCGGCAGCCTACCTTTCTTTGGATTTCGGGAAAAAATCCTATTCAGTAGTCCGGCTGGAACCGGATAAGGGAAGTTCTTCTATCCGGCCTCAGTTTATCTCTGAAAATGGGACCTCCGATTCCGGTGACGCCCTGGAGATGGAGCTTCGGTCTTTTATTGAGGCCGTCAGGACCCGCTCCACCCCGGTGGTCTGCGGGGAGGAAGGCAAGAAGGCCTTGGCCATGGCCCTCTGGATCAATCAGGAAATTCAAAAGAACTTTAAAATAATCAATCAATCTCCAGGGACCTTTGATTTCTTAAAAGAATTGGAATGCGTTTCGTCCTTTGATTAAGCACTACCGGTTTCCAGTTTTAACGGTCCTCTTCATCTTTTTAATTTTGCATCATTCAGTTTAAGGAGCCAGCGATCAAAAAAATTTGCATTATCGCCGGAGAAGCCTCTGGAGACCTCCATGGGGCTTCTTTGGTTAAAGTCCTTAGACAATCGGGTGAGCCGATGGCTCTGTTCGGACTCGGGGGACCGCTTCTAAGGGAATTGGGTGTCGAAATGGTCTACCCCCCCCCTTTGAATGTGGTAGGTTTTACTGAGGTAGTGTTCAAAATTTTTCATTTATGGAAGGCCTATCAAACAGTTAAGGAGGCTTTACGGGACCGGAAACCGGATTTAATCATCCTGATCGATTATCCGGATATGAATCTTCGCTTGGCCACGGCCGCCCATAAGGAAAAAATACCGGTCTTGTATTATATCAGCCCCCAGGTCTGGGCCTGGCGTTCCGGGCGGGTAAAAAACATTGCTCGCGATGTGGACCGGATGGCGGTTATACTTCCTTTTGAGGTGGAATTTTATAAATCCTTTGGTGTCCCTGTTGAATTTGTCGGGCACCCGCTCCTGGACCGGATGGAAAGCAGTTTTCCTGAAGGGGTCGCCCGGTTTCCGGTTAACCATCAGGAACGGGCACTCATCGGCCTCTTGCCCGGAAGCCGGCCGACGGAAATAAAAACCATCCTGCCGGTCCTGTTGGAAACCGCTTTCCAATTAACCCGGCGCTTTGGTGCAAAGGTCCAATTTGTCCTCCCTGTAGCCAATACCCTGGATTCCAGAACCATCCAGGAAAAAATCCGGCCTTATCAAGATCGGGGCGTTTTAATCGAGCTGGCAACCGGGGATTCCCTGAAGACCCTGGCCCGTTGCCGGCAGGCCATTGTGGCCTCGGGCACGGTCACCCTGGAAGCCGCTATCTTAGGCATCCCGATCCTGATTGTCTATAAGGTCACACCGGTCAATTATTGGATTGCCCGACATTTGATCGATGTCCCTTTTGTCGGACTGGTGAATTGGGTGGCTGGAAAAAAAATCATTCCGGAATATATTCAAGGAGAGGCAGTTCCGGAGGCTATTATTGAGGGATCCATACAATACCTGGAGAATGCCGAATATTATCAGAATACCCGGGAAGAACTTTTAGTTGTTCGAAATAAATTGGGGGCCTCCGGCGCTTCCCGCAGAGTGGCGCAAATGGCCCTGGAGATGATTAATTAGAAATGATGATCACCAAAAGACTTATCCAACTCATTAAACCCTATTGGTCCCGATTGTCGGCTGCCATGGTTTGTATGCTGGTGGTAGCCGGGATTACCTCCTTGATGGCCTTTATGGTCAAGCCGGTCCTGGATGATATTTTTTTCCAGAAAAAAATATCCACCCTTTCTTTGCTGCCGCCCTTTATTATCCTCTTATACATCGTTAAAGGGTTTTTCGCTTACGGGCAATCCTATTTAATGAGTTTTGTAGGGGAGAAGATCGTTGCCAATTTAAGAGAGGCCCTCTATGCGCATTTGCAAAAACTTTCCCTTTCTTATTTCGATCGAACCGCAACCGGCCTGCTCATGTCCCGGATTATCAACGATGTCAATCTGATTCAAGGGGCGGTTTCCAATTCGGTGACCGGGATTCTCAAGGATTCCTTTACCATCCTGGGCCTGGTAGGCGTTATCTTTTATCGTGATTGGCAGTTGGCCATCCTGGCCATGCTGGTCCTCCCGATCGCAGTGTTGCCCATTGTAAAATTCGGCAGGAAACTCCGAAAGATCAGTACCCAAAGTCAAAAGACGATGGCCGAGATATCCGTTCATCTTCATGAAACCCTGTCCGGAAACCGGATCGTCAAGGCCTTCAGCACCGAGGACTTTGAGATTGAGCGCTTCAGGCAGCGGGTCCGGAAATTTTTTCAATTGACCATGAAGGATGTCTCGATCAAATCCATGTCTTCTCCCATCATGGAATTTCTGGGAGGAATCGGTATTGCTTCCATTATCTGGTATGGGGGACATAATGTCATTAAAGGCTATTCCACGCCGGGAACGTTCTTTTCTTTTTTGACAGCCCTGTTGATGCTCTATGAACCGATTAAGCATTTAAGCGGGGTCAACAACACGATCCAACAAGGGATGGCGGCGGCGATCCGGGTTTTTGAAGTCATGGATATGCCAGCGGAAATCCAGGATCAACCAGGAGCCCAAGCCATCAACGGAATCCGGCAGGGGATTGTCCTCCGAAAGGTATCCTTTGGCTATGGAAACGATTGGGTCCTCCGGGACATCGATCTTACGGTCAAGGCCGGAGAGATCGTGGCCATTGTCGGCACCAGTGGAGGCGGTAAAACCACGCTGGTCAACCTGATCCCCAGGTTTTATGAAGCCAGCGAGGGGGAAATTTTGATTGATGGACAACCCATCAAAGAGATCACCCAGGCTTCTTTGCGCCGGCAGATCGGTATTGTTACCCAGCAGACCATTTTGTTTAATGATACGGTCCGAAATAATATCGCTTATGGATCTTTTGATAAGACGGAAGCCGATATTGTCCGGGCGGCCCAGGCCGCCTATGCCTATGATTTCATCCAGCGCCTGCCGGAGAAAATGGACACCTTGATCGGTGAACAAGGCGTGCGTCTTTCCGGAGGCGAACGGCAGCGGATTTCCATTGCCCGGGCCTTGCTCAAGGATGCCCCGATATTGATTCTGGATGAGGCCACTTCTTCATTGGATTCGGATTCCGAGGCCGAGGTCCAGAGGGCTTTGGAAAATTTAATGAAGGGTCGGACTACTTTTATCATTGCCCATCGCTTTTCGACCATCCGCAATGTCGATCGGATCCTTGTTTTATCCCAGGGAAGAATCGTGGAGGAGGGCAACCACGACCGGCTTTTGGAATTGGGCGGAGAATATAAAAGGCTGTACGAAATACAGTTCCGGGAAAATGGGGAAATCACCTGAACGAAGGGATTAAATCGATAACCAATGGAAATCCGCTGGCTGAACATTGATGAAGGAGAAAACCTTTGGGACCAGGCCCTGAGCCGGTTTCCGGAGATTTCTTTTTCTTTGCTATATGGCTGGCGGAAAGTCTATGAAAAGGCCTTGAGGCTGAAAACCTATTATCTTATGGTAGAAGAAGAGGGGCAAGTCCGGGGCCTTTGTCCTTTGGTTTATATGAAAAGCCCCTGGATCGGGCGAGGTTCCTATCTTATTTCTTTGCCTTATATGACCCGGGCCGGAATATGTGCTCTTGATCAAGAGATCCGGGAAATCATGATAAGCCGGTCCATTGAAAAGGCCCGGGAAATAAAGGCCGGATTTGTCGAATTGCGGGAATTGGCTGCTGACCGGATCCCCCTTATTTTTTCTGCCAATGATGAACATATCCAGATGGTCCTTGATCTGCCGGAGGATTGGGCCCGTTATGAAAAAGAGATCGCTCCTCGATTGAGACAGGTGAAGAAGGCCCAAAAGGCCGGTCTGACTATCAGAACCGGCCGGGGAGAAGCCCTATTGTCGGATTTCTATGGAGTTTTTTCTAAAAGAATGCGGGAGCTTCTCTTTCCGGTTTATCCCAAAAAGTATTTTGAGATGATTTTCGAGGTATTTACCCGTCAGGCCCAACTGACTATAGTTTATAACCAGGGCAAACCTTTAGGGGGAATGGTCCTGTTCAAATTTATGGACACCTGCAGTGCCCCGTACGTGGCCAGCCTGGTGGAACATCAGGCTTCTTATCCCAATCAATTATTGTACTATTCGGCTATCCGTCAGGCCTGGGAGGAAGGATACCGGAAATTCGACTTCTGCCGGAGTCAGGTCGATTCCGGGACATTTACTTTTAAAAGCCAGTGGAAGGCCAAGCCCAAGAACCTCATTTATCAGTATCCTTTATGTAATGGAGAAAGGCCTGCCCCTTCGATCGGCCAGGCCCAGAAGTCCCTGGCCTTTTCTCTGGCCCGGAAGATCTGGCCCCGGTTGCCCCTTCCGGTGACCCAATGGTTGGGGGGGAGATTGATCAGGCAATTGGTCCTGGCCTGATCCGGAAAGCTTATGAAGAAAACGCTCATCATCGTCCCGGCCTATCAGGAAGAGGCCAATATCCTGCGGGTTATTGAGGATATTCGCGTTCATATCCCCCAGGCCGATATCCTGGTGGTCAACGACGGCTCCACGGACCAAACCGCCTTTCTGGCCCGAGGCGCGGGGGTCAAGGTAATCGATCATCCCTTTAACATGGGCATCGGGGCCGCGGTTCAAACGGGTTTCAAATATGCCTGCGAGCGCAATTATTCAGAAGCCCTCCAGATCGACGGCGATCATCAGCATCCGGCCGAGGAAGGGCCCGGGTTGCTTCGGTTCCTTTCAGAAGAAAAGGCCGACCTGGTAATCGGCTCCAGGTTTATTGAGCATACCGGCTATCGGGGCTCCTGGTTGAGGCGGGCCGGTAATCGAATGTTCCAATGGGTCAATGCCCTGGTCGTCGGTCAGAAGATAATAGACAATACATCAGGGTTCAGAGCCTATTCTCAGCGGGCGATAAAACTTCTGTCTGAAACTTATCTGGGGGAATATCCGGAACCGGAATCGATCGGCTATCTTAAAAGCCGGGGGTGTTCTATCATGGAAGTCCC
Encoded proteins:
- a CDS encoding Gfo/Idh/MocA family oxidoreductase, coding for MKKIKVGVVGVGHLGKYHVEKYAGMPDVELVGIADIHQDRREALSRKFGIPCFEDYRQLIPQVEAVSIVVPTTIHTPVAKDFLNQKIDCLIEKPISQSLSEAEELISLAGTKDCLLQIGHLERFNPAFLKTEPHIKNPLFIESHRLSPFKARGIDVDVILDLMIHDLDLILHLVQSPAQQIQAVGVPVVSPRVDIANVRIQFENGCVANITASRISLQEMRKMRIFQPAAYLSLDFGKKSYSVVRLEPDKGSSSIRPQFISENGTSDSGDALEMELRSFIEAVRTRSTPVVCGEEGKKALAMALWINQEIQKNFKIINQSPGTFDFLKELECVSSFD
- the lpxB gene encoding lipid-A-disaccharide synthase — translated: MIQFKEPAIKKICIIAGEASGDLHGASLVKVLRQSGEPMALFGLGGPLLRELGVEMVYPPPLNVVGFTEVVFKIFHLWKAYQTVKEALRDRKPDLIILIDYPDMNLRLATAAHKEKIPVLYYISPQVWAWRSGRVKNIARDVDRMAVILPFEVEFYKSFGVPVEFVGHPLLDRMESSFPEGVARFPVNHQERALIGLLPGSRPTEIKTILPVLLETAFQLTRRFGAKVQFVLPVANTLDSRTIQEKIRPYQDRGVLIELATGDSLKTLARCRQAIVASGTVTLEAAILGIPILIVYKVTPVNYWIARHLIDVPFVGLVNWVAGKKIIPEYIQGEAVPEAIIEGSIQYLENAEYYQNTREELLVVRNKLGASGASRRVAQMALEMIN
- the lpxI gene encoding UDP-2,3-diacylglucosamine diphosphatase LpxI (LpxI, functionally equivalent to LpxH, replaces it in LPS biosynthesis in a minority of bacteria.) — translated: MTQPGPIGLIAGGGNFPILIARAAQEEGKKVVAVAHQGETKPELESLVEKIFWIRLGEFGKLIRILKNEGVREVIMAGGIDKKKMFSKVRPDLKGLLVLAKMGHRKDDFILRTVATELEKEGLQVFPSTVFLPSLLAPQGVLTRRSPSAAEKRDIEFGWAQAKELGKLDIGQCLVVRNGAVVAVEAIEGTDETIRRGGQLAQEKAVVIKVSKPFQDLRFDLPAVGEQTIQTMHEVKADVLAIEAHKTLIFDREATIRLADQYKITIVSM
- a CDS encoding glycosyltransferase family 2 protein → MKKTLIIVPAYQEEANILRVIEDIRVHIPQADILVVNDGSTDQTAFLARGAGVKVIDHPFNMGIGAAVQTGFKYACERNYSEALQIDGDHQHPAEEGPGLLRFLSEEKADLVIGSRFIEHTGYRGSWLRRAGNRMFQWVNALVVGQKIIDNTSGFRAYSQRAIKLLSETYLGEYPEPESIGYLKSRGCSIMEVPVRMRSRTGGSSSITPLRSIYYMVRVLTSILSFNQHSRR
- the msbA gene encoding lipid A export permease/ATP-binding protein MsbA, whose protein sequence is MMITKRLIQLIKPYWSRLSAAMVCMLVVAGITSLMAFMVKPVLDDIFFQKKISTLSLLPPFIILLYIVKGFFAYGQSYLMSFVGEKIVANLREALYAHLQKLSLSYFDRTATGLLMSRIINDVNLIQGAVSNSVTGILKDSFTILGLVGVIFYRDWQLAILAMLVLPIAVLPIVKFGRKLRKISTQSQKTMAEISVHLHETLSGNRIVKAFSTEDFEIERFRQRVRKFFQLTMKDVSIKSMSSPIMEFLGGIGIASIIWYGGHNVIKGYSTPGTFFSFLTALLMLYEPIKHLSGVNNTIQQGMAAAIRVFEVMDMPAEIQDQPGAQAINGIRQGIVLRKVSFGYGNDWVLRDIDLTVKAGEIVAIVGTSGGGKTTLVNLIPRFYEASEGEILIDGQPIKEITQASLRRQIGIVTQQTILFNDTVRNNIAYGSFDKTEADIVRAAQAAYAYDFIQRLPEKMDTLIGEQGVRLSGGERQRISIARALLKDAPILILDEATSSLDSDSEAEVQRALENLMKGRTTFIIAHRFSTIRNVDRILVLSQGRIVEEGNHDRLLELGGEYKRLYEIQFRENGEIT
- a CDS encoding GNAT family N-acetyltransferase, giving the protein MEIRWLNIDEGENLWDQALSRFPEISFSLLYGWRKVYEKALRLKTYYLMVEEEGQVRGLCPLVYMKSPWIGRGSYLISLPYMTRAGICALDQEIREIMISRSIEKAREIKAGFVELRELAADRIPLIFSANDEHIQMVLDLPEDWARYEKEIAPRLRQVKKAQKAGLTIRTGRGEALLSDFYGVFSKRMRELLFPVYPKKYFEMIFEVFTRQAQLTIVYNQGKPLGGMVLFKFMDTCSAPYVASLVEHQASYPNQLLYYSAIRQAWEEGYRKFDFCRSQVDSGTFTFKSQWKAKPKNLIYQYPLCNGERPAPSIGQAQKSLAFSLARKIWPRLPLPVTQWLGGRLIRQLVLA
- the lpxA gene encoding acyl-ACP--UDP-N-acetylglucosamine O-acyltransferase, producing MSQVLIHPTAIVDPRAELGPAVSVGAYTVIEGDVFIDSGTQIGPHVYIDHHTRIGKNCTVSPFAAIGTPPQDKKFKGEKTEVVIGDENVIREYVTINRGTPGGGGITSIGDQNLLMGYVHVAHDCHLGNGIVMANVATLGGHVVLEDYCFIGGLAAVHQFVRVGAYAYIGGKTGIVQDIPPYVIAAGERAKLFGLNIIGLTRHEFTNDVIMALKKTYQIVIRSHLTIQEAILRVEKEVPPFPEIKRFLEFIRSSQRGITRK